A stretch of the Chloroflexota bacterium genome encodes the following:
- a CDS encoding methionine synthase, whose product MDASRDLARARVDQVGSLLRPSWLKDVYARHGRGEATDEELRAAQDEAVRAVVARQEAIGFPIVTDGELRRLNFQDSFSVSVSGFAATPSTAQFHEQRVEGGRPGQRWDPGYVGEGPAVVHRRPVVERIALARNLPLEEFRFTHAIAHAPVKVTLIGPDRISQRFDAEGSRAVYSDVQRFVDDVVRVERAMIQQLQDAGCPYVQIDAPGYTAYVDPPSLAQMRVRGEDPDAAMARSMAADNAIVDSFPGLLFGIHLCRGNQAGMWHREGHYDAIAERLFSTLHHQRFLLEYDTERAGSFEPLRFVPRDKMVVLGLVSTKSPEVEAEDELKRRIEEASRFVSVDQLALSPQCGFASDIVGNPLSEDDQWRKLEVVLAVARDVWGAPAATQ is encoded by the coding sequence GTGGACGCCAGCCGCGATTTGGCCCGCGCGCGTGTCGATCAGGTTGGGAGCCTCCTGCGTCCGTCGTGGCTGAAGGACGTCTATGCGCGCCACGGTCGGGGAGAGGCAACAGACGAGGAGCTGCGCGCCGCGCAGGACGAGGCCGTCCGAGCGGTCGTCGCGCGGCAGGAAGCGATCGGTTTCCCGATCGTCACCGACGGTGAGCTGCGGCGACTGAACTTTCAGGACAGCTTCTCCGTCTCGGTCAGCGGCTTCGCCGCGACGCCCAGCACCGCGCAGTTTCACGAGCAGCGGGTCGAGGGCGGCCGCCCGGGACAGCGCTGGGACCCGGGGTACGTGGGCGAAGGGCCTGCCGTGGTGCACCGTCGGCCGGTTGTGGAGCGGATCGCCCTGGCTCGAAATCTGCCGCTCGAAGAGTTCCGCTTCACTCATGCGATTGCCCACGCGCCGGTCAAAGTTACCCTCATTGGTCCGGATAGGATCAGCCAGCGTTTCGACGCCGAGGGTTCGCGCGCCGTCTACTCGGACGTCCAGAGGTTCGTCGACGACGTCGTCCGAGTGGAACGGGCGATGATTCAACAACTTCAGGACGCCGGCTGCCCCTACGTCCAGATCGACGCGCCGGGCTACACCGCGTACGTGGATCCGCCGTCGCTGGCGCAGATGCGCGTGCGCGGCGAGGATCCTGACGCCGCCATGGCGCGGTCGATGGCCGCCGACAATGCCATCGTCGATTCGTTCCCCGGCCTCCTGTTCGGAATCCATCTCTGCCGCGGAAATCAGGCAGGTATGTGGCACCGCGAGGGGCACTACGATGCGATCGCGGAGCGATTATTTTCCACGCTCCATCACCAGCGCTTCCTCCTCGAGTACGACACCGAGCGAGCGGGGAGCTTCGAGCCCCTGCGGTTCGTGCCGCGCGACAAGATGGTGGTGCTCGGCCTCGTCAGCACGAAATCCCCAGAGGTTGAAGCCGAGGACGAGCTGAAGCGACGAATCGAGGAGGCGAGCCGGTTCGTTTCCGTCGATCAGCTTGCCCTCAGCCCGCAGTGCGGCTTCGCGTCCGACATCGTGGGCAACCCGCTCAGTGAAGACGACCAATGGCGGAAGCTCGAGGTCGTTCTGGCGGTCGCTCGAGACGTGTGGGGCGCGCCGGCAGCGACCCAATAG
- a CDS encoding TlpA disulfide reductase family protein: protein MVAYQGQDVFGGQEVKFSNVLGRGKPIVLNFWGGKCPPCRAEMPEFQKVADDFAGKVTFVGIDVGPFTGLGTHDDAQKLLKDLGIRYPAGYAVDPSPLQPYGVRAMPTTVYISAKGDIVDTVNGAVREPQLRAAVQELLGAT from the coding sequence GTGGTCGCGTATCAGGGGCAGGACGTGTTTGGCGGCCAGGAGGTGAAATTCTCGAACGTGCTGGGTCGGGGGAAGCCAATTGTTCTCAACTTCTGGGGCGGGAAATGCCCGCCGTGCCGGGCCGAGATGCCAGAGTTTCAGAAGGTCGCCGACGACTTTGCGGGCAAAGTGACCTTCGTCGGCATCGACGTCGGCCCGTTCACCGGATTGGGGACCCACGATGACGCTCAGAAGCTTTTGAAAGATCTCGGAATCCGCTACCCTGCGGGATACGCCGTTGACCCGTCGCCGCTCCAGCCGTACGGGGTTCGCGCCATGCCGACGACGGTGTACATTAGCGCAAAGGGCGACATCGTAGACACCGTGAATGGCGCGGTCCGCGAGCCGCAGCTCCGCGCGGCCGTTCAAGAACTGCTGGGCGCCACATGA
- a CDS encoding RidA family protein — MSKEHLAGERESSRSYSRAVRTKGGTTVYLAGVGGANDAQGNSLAGNFAAQTHAAFTRIRDTLAQVGGTLDDIVTMTVFITDSRFGDEFVELRKAYFSKGYPASALIGVHSLARPEMLVEIQAVAVLDD, encoded by the coding sequence ATGAGCAAAGAGCACCTGGCCGGTGAGCGCGAGTCATCGCGGTCCTATTCGCGGGCGGTGAGAACAAAGGGTGGCACGACCGTCTACCTCGCCGGTGTTGGAGGCGCGAACGATGCGCAGGGAAACTCCCTCGCGGGCAACTTCGCCGCGCAGACGCACGCGGCCTTCACCCGTATTCGCGACACCCTCGCGCAAGTCGGTGGCACGCTGGACGACATCGTCACCATGACGGTCTTCATCACGGATAGTCGGTTCGGCGACGAGTTCGTCGAGCTGCGCAAAGCCTATTTCTCGAAAGGCTACCCGGCGAGCGCGCTCATCGGCGTCCACTCCCTCGCGCGCCCGGAGATGCTCGTTGAGATCCAGGCCGTCGCGGTGCTCGACGATTGA
- a CDS encoding peptide ABC transporter substrate-binding protein, which produces MGHYVRSMLLAVTTYALLACAVDSPRAQTSSQPANPTAPKVLNIVGSEPSVIGNFPGVRGGTGSHEGIANEFLTAIDPRGEVIPRLAAETISVETGTWRVNPDGTMDTIWSIRPNVKWQDGFPFTADDLLFTYTAYKDPSLPSFYGVALDLMTSAEVIDPLTFAVHWSQPYFQANLAPGLDPMPRHLLEAAYLNDREGLDSNPYFRQDFVGTGPYRIKEWVGGSHITFERNDLYYLGRPPLDTVVLTFIKDKNTVLANLLAGSLDVVYFKDALDVDAALELKDRWAGTRNTVSFVPTERLISVEPQFRRDVARPQLGATERDVREAMLRSIDRPALVETITHGLTPVADSWITPTSSLADVVRNVAPHYDYDVGRAQQLLARAGWGKGPDATLVHQTTGERFDFDLWNRFQLVKEQTIVADYWKAIGINVNIRQYLQNDRDLQAHITGGQMLDQTIADFTVARLRSADVSSEANGYRGRNVAGYSNPRFDELLDRLHATIGAQEQAEIHASLVREAFTDLAELPLYFQVTALVVREGWSGSPPGGGAGLYWDLMSWDKRG; this is translated from the coding sequence ATGGGTCATTACGTTCGGAGCATGCTCTTGGCGGTGACGACGTACGCGCTTCTGGCGTGCGCGGTCGATTCACCACGTGCGCAGACCTCATCTCAGCCAGCCAACCCAACGGCGCCCAAGGTCCTCAACATCGTCGGCAGCGAGCCGTCGGTCATCGGGAATTTTCCCGGCGTGCGCGGAGGGACGGGCAGCCACGAGGGCATCGCGAATGAGTTTCTGACGGCGATCGACCCGCGCGGCGAGGTCATCCCGCGTCTCGCCGCGGAGACGATATCGGTCGAGACGGGCACCTGGCGGGTCAACCCCGATGGGACGATGGATACGATTTGGTCAATCCGCCCCAACGTCAAGTGGCAGGACGGCTTCCCTTTCACTGCCGACGATCTCCTCTTCACGTACACCGCCTACAAAGATCCGTCTCTCCCTTCGTTTTACGGAGTGGCGCTGGATCTCATGACGTCGGCGGAGGTCATCGACCCGCTGACCTTCGCGGTCCACTGGTCGCAGCCGTACTTCCAGGCGAATCTCGCGCCGGGCCTGGACCCGATGCCTCGACACCTCCTGGAGGCCGCCTATCTCAACGACAGGGAAGGTCTGGACTCGAACCCCTACTTCCGACAGGACTTCGTGGGTACGGGCCCGTACCGCATCAAGGAGTGGGTGGGAGGTTCCCACATTACGTTCGAGCGCAACGACCTGTACTATCTGGGCCGCCCGCCGCTCGACACCGTCGTCCTCACCTTCATCAAGGACAAGAACACGGTTCTGGCCAATCTCCTGGCCGGAAGCCTCGACGTCGTGTACTTCAAGGACGCGCTCGACGTGGACGCAGCGCTAGAGCTCAAGGATCGCTGGGCAGGGACCAGAAATACCGTCAGCTTCGTTCCAACGGAACGACTGATCTCCGTGGAGCCCCAGTTCCGAAGGGACGTCGCGCGGCCGCAGCTCGGGGCGACCGAGCGCGACGTGCGCGAAGCGATGCTGCGCAGCATTGACCGGCCCGCGCTCGTCGAAACCATCACGCATGGCCTCACCCCGGTCGCGGACAGCTGGATCACCCCGACGAGCAGTCTCGCGGACGTGGTGCGGAACGTTGCTCCGCATTACGACTACGATGTCGGTCGCGCGCAACAACTGCTGGCTCGGGCGGGCTGGGGAAAGGGGCCGGATGCGACCCTCGTCCACCAGACAACGGGGGAGCGGTTCGACTTCGATCTCTGGAACCGGTTTCAGCTCGTCAAGGAACAGACCATCGTCGCCGATTACTGGAAGGCGATTGGGATCAACGTCAACATCCGTCAGTACCTGCAAAACGACCGAGACCTGCAGGCGCACATCACGGGCGGACAGATGTTGGACCAGACGATCGCGGACTTCACGGTCGCCCGACTGCGCAGCGCCGACGTGTCCAGCGAAGCCAACGGCTACCGCGGGCGAAACGTCGCCGGGTACAGCAATCCGCGATTCGACGAGCTGCTCGATCGGCTCCACGCCACCATCGGGGCCCAGGAGCAGGCGGAAATCCACGCAAGCCTCGTGCGAGAAGCATTCACGGATCTCGCCGAGCTGCCCCTGTACTTCCAGGTGACGGCGCTCGTGGTGCGTGAGGGCTGGAGTGGGTCCCCACCAGGCGGTGGCGCCGGACTGTACTGGGACCTCATGAGCTGGGACAAGCGCGGCTAA
- a CDS encoding ABC transporter ATP-binding protein — protein sequence MASVQMRGVTKRFGVVTAVDDVSLDVEDGEFMVLLGPSGCGKSTILRLISGLEEPSAGEIVIGNRPVNALPPRDRDVAMVFQNYALYPHMSVYDNMAFGLRMRKTPRAEIDRRVRAAAAMLDLERLLQRKPRQLSGGERQRVALARAIVREPQVFLMDEPLSNLDAQLRLQTRSEIVKLQRRLEATVIYVTHDQTEAMTMADRVAVIRSGSIQQVDQPQRIYDSPSNLFVGGFIGSPGMNFFPGRVHAHAGALRAETDTFSVPLAPGIARSEGDAVIVGVRPEAVQVTPSQSSGGGNVGRATVDVVEPLGSEQLVHLCAGDTRFVARVDPRMRVTVGDHMAISVEPNRAIFFDPESGGRLESGAGSGAGVTVHV from the coding sequence TTGGCCAGCGTACAGATGCGCGGCGTTACGAAGCGATTCGGCGTCGTAACCGCCGTCGACGACGTCTCCCTCGACGTCGAGGACGGCGAGTTCATGGTCCTCCTCGGGCCGTCGGGCTGCGGGAAGAGCACGATCTTGCGCCTGATCTCCGGCCTCGAGGAGCCCAGCGCAGGCGAGATCGTGATCGGCAACCGCCCCGTCAACGCCCTCCCGCCGCGCGACCGCGACGTCGCGATGGTCTTTCAGAATTACGCCCTCTACCCGCATATGAGCGTATACGACAACATGGCGTTCGGCCTCCGGATGCGGAAGACGCCTCGGGCCGAGATCGATCGTCGGGTGCGCGCAGCGGCGGCGATGCTGGACCTGGAGCGCTTGCTCCAGCGCAAGCCTCGGCAGCTCTCCGGCGGCGAGCGCCAGCGTGTGGCGCTCGCCCGAGCCATCGTCCGCGAGCCGCAGGTCTTCCTCATGGACGAGCCGCTCTCGAACCTGGATGCACAGCTACGCCTGCAAACACGGTCGGAGATCGTGAAGCTTCAGCGGCGCCTTGAGGCAACGGTGATTTACGTCACGCACGATCAAACAGAGGCGATGACGATGGCGGACCGGGTCGCGGTCATTCGCTCCGGCTCGATCCAGCAGGTGGACCAGCCGCAACGGATCTACGATTCCCCGTCCAACTTGTTCGTCGGCGGTTTCATCGGAAGCCCCGGCATGAACTTCTTCCCGGGGCGCGTACACGCACACGCCGGCGCTCTTCGCGCTGAGACGGACACCTTCTCAGTCCCACTCGCTCCCGGAATCGCCCGGAGCGAGGGAGACGCGGTCATCGTCGGCGTCCGCCCCGAAGCGGTCCAAGTCACGCCAAGCCAATCGTCCGGTGGTGGGAACGTTGGCCGTGCAACCGTCGACGTCGTCGAGCCGCTCGGCAGCGAGCAGCTCGTCCATCTATGCGCCGGGGATACGCGCTTCGTCGCGCGCGTCGATCCGAGGATGCGCGTCACCGTGGGTGATCACATGGCGATATCCGTCGAACCGAACCGCGCCATCTTCTTCGACCCGGAGTCTGGCGGTCGGTTGGAGTCAGGCGCGGGTAGCGGAGCGGGCGTGACCGTTCATGTGTAA
- a CDS encoding cytochrome c biogenesis protein CcdA has product MISARVPQERMGLAVSAAVLLGAGLAAIVTGPHLGQINGGVESVSSISGSALGRLANVLPFGYAFGAGMVAAVNPCGFALLPAYLALFVGAAGEAGASRGFFPRLGQAFLVSGVMTAGFVLVFGGAGLALGAASSMLTAFLPWIGLVVGVGLIGAGGRMVAGIGLYTNLGDRIADRLGSRSTEPGPRGYFAYGLAYAAASLSCALPIFLGVVAGALATGGAASATFQFVLYALGMGTVVTALTASIALVRFGIVNRARSLVRFVEPASGALLLLAGGYVVYYWLTLGGILQSWRPG; this is encoded by the coding sequence ATGATCTCAGCCCGCGTCCCACAGGAGCGCATGGGCCTCGCGGTTTCGGCAGCCGTGCTGCTGGGCGCGGGGTTGGCCGCGATCGTGACGGGGCCCCACCTCGGCCAGATCAATGGCGGAGTCGAGTCCGTTTCGTCGATCTCGGGTTCTGCGCTCGGCCGCCTGGCAAACGTTCTGCCTTTCGGCTACGCCTTTGGCGCGGGCATGGTCGCGGCGGTGAACCCGTGCGGCTTCGCGCTCCTTCCTGCCTACCTCGCGCTGTTTGTCGGAGCAGCGGGGGAGGCTGGCGCATCGCGTGGCTTCTTCCCACGTCTTGGGCAGGCGTTCCTGGTGAGCGGGGTGATGACGGCCGGGTTCGTCCTGGTATTTGGCGGCGCGGGGCTTGCCCTCGGCGCTGCCTCGTCGATGCTGACCGCGTTCCTTCCGTGGATCGGGCTCGTCGTGGGAGTCGGGCTGATCGGCGCGGGCGGACGAATGGTGGCGGGGATCGGGCTGTATACGAACCTGGGCGACCGCATCGCCGATCGCCTGGGCTCGCGGTCGACGGAGCCGGGTCCCCGCGGCTATTTCGCGTACGGGCTTGCGTACGCTGCAGCATCCCTCAGCTGCGCGCTCCCCATCTTCCTTGGCGTCGTAGCCGGCGCGCTCGCGACGGGCGGCGCGGCCTCGGCGACGTTCCAGTTCGTTCTCTATGCCCTGGGAATGGGGACGGTCGTGACGGCGCTGACGGCCAGCATTGCCCTCGTTCGTTTCGGGATTGTGAATCGCGCTCGATCCCTCGTGCGATTCGTCGAACCGGCGAGCGGGGCGCTTCTCCTCCTCGCCGGCGGCTACGTCGTCTACTACTGGCTCACGCTCGGCGGCATCCTGCAGAGCTGGCGCCCGGGATAA
- a CDS encoding redoxin domain-containing protein codes for MGARQTTKAGLALVLLFNRYRCSRGQAMAHRWIMIALLASIVVAACQPITAPSASAPATAQSTSAPRHQLAVGDIAPDFTLQDQNRNRVTLSDFRGKTVQLAFYVWAFSGGUTEELTNYSDRESEFNQANAQVLGIIQENPYVARAFADSIGTTLPVLSDWTAEVASEYGVYDASRHLVKRTTFTIDADGVIRSILQDKDSINVDPGLDACRILQPVQSTTDD; via the coding sequence ATGGGCGCGCGCCAAACAACGAAGGCCGGTTTGGCGCTCGTGCTCCTGTTCAACCGGTACAGATGTTCCCGAGGTCAGGCCATGGCTCATCGATGGATCATGATTGCGCTTCTCGCCTCGATCGTGGTCGCGGCGTGCCAACCGATCACCGCCCCGAGCGCCTCGGCGCCCGCGACGGCGCAGTCCACAAGCGCACCGCGCCACCAGCTCGCGGTCGGTGACATCGCACCCGACTTTACCCTGCAGGACCAGAATCGCAACCGCGTCACGCTCAGCGACTTCCGAGGAAAGACGGTCCAGCTTGCCTTCTATGTCTGGGCCTTCAGCGGGGGCTGAACAGAGGAGCTGACGAATTACTCGGACCGTGAGTCCGAGTTCAACCAAGCCAATGCGCAGGTGCTGGGAATCATCCAGGAAAATCCGTACGTCGCCCGCGCCTTCGCCGACTCGATCGGAACGACGCTTCCTGTGCTCTCAGACTGGACGGCCGAAGTCGCCAGCGAATACGGCGTCTACGACGCGAGCCGCCACCTGGTCAAGCGGACGACCTTCACCATCGACGCGGACGGCGTCATTCGCTCGATCCTTCAGGACAAGGACTCGATCAACGTGGATCCCGGTCTCGACGCCTGCCGCATCCTGCAGCCGGTGCAGTCGACGACCGACGACTGA
- a CDS encoding ABC transporter substrate-binding protein: MRPIRFVEMSFVLGLALLTACGGGGGAPGQLPTAGNVDAVRITQPVELLFWHRQVGDSEVLQQQIIDEFMAENPNIRIRAESVGDYDKLYQKTLSAIQANAAPDLVAAYESQAAEYYEAGALIPFDDYIHSAAYGLSNQELQDYTSSFMEAIKFPQYGGKALTFPYTKSDLVLFTNMDVLRSLGFDHPAATWDEFIDHCRKAVAASRQCYAMSIDASTFDAIVYSYGGELVSADGKKTRLDEPATTKTLQLYETLAREKLAYQVQGTDDQNDLLSGKALYMIRSSTNIPRLSAGFADNHKWEVSIIPQGTTDKKATVLFGANVSILKSTPQKQLAAWLFVKYFTKPEVTARWGLDPSNGYFPVRQSAVETPDASRYLNENPHFKAALDVAKWARVEPSVRGWQEVRQIIQDGITGIMTGQLTAAQAQQQIVEKANRALARP, translated from the coding sequence ATGAGGCCGATTCGGTTCGTCGAGATGTCATTCGTGCTGGGCCTCGCCTTGCTGACGGCGTGCGGCGGCGGAGGCGGAGCGCCCGGCCAGCTTCCGACTGCGGGAAACGTCGACGCCGTGCGCATTACGCAGCCTGTCGAGCTGCTGTTCTGGCATCGACAGGTTGGAGACTCGGAAGTCCTTCAGCAGCAGATCATCGACGAGTTCATGGCGGAGAATCCAAACATTCGAATCCGGGCGGAAAGCGTCGGAGATTATGACAAGCTGTACCAGAAGACGCTCTCGGCCATCCAGGCGAACGCCGCGCCGGACCTCGTGGCCGCTTACGAGAGCCAGGCAGCCGAGTACTACGAGGCCGGCGCGCTCATCCCCTTCGACGACTACATTCATAGCGCAGCCTACGGCCTCAGCAACCAGGAGCTCCAGGACTACACGTCCTCATTCATGGAGGCGATCAAGTTCCCGCAGTACGGTGGGAAGGCACTGACGTTTCCGTACACAAAGAGCGACCTGGTGCTGTTCACCAACATGGACGTGCTCCGATCGCTGGGCTTCGATCATCCGGCCGCGACGTGGGACGAATTCATCGACCATTGTCGGAAGGCGGTCGCGGCGAGCCGCCAATGCTACGCCATGTCCATCGACGCCTCAACCTTCGACGCGATCGTCTACAGCTACGGCGGAGAGCTCGTCAGCGCGGACGGGAAAAAGACACGACTCGATGAGCCGGCGACGACAAAGACGCTGCAGCTCTACGAAACCCTTGCACGGGAAAAGCTCGCGTACCAGGTCCAGGGTACTGACGACCAGAACGATCTCCTCTCCGGCAAAGCGCTGTACATGATTCGCTCCAGCACCAACATTCCCCGGCTTAGCGCGGGCTTCGCCGACAACCACAAGTGGGAAGTCAGCATCATTCCGCAGGGCACCACCGACAAAAAGGCGACCGTGCTGTTCGGCGCAAACGTCAGCATCCTGAAGTCAACGCCGCAGAAGCAGCTCGCCGCGTGGCTATTCGTGAAGTACTTCACGAAACCTGAGGTCACCGCCCGATGGGGGCTGGACCCGTCGAACGGCTACTTCCCGGTGCGGCAGTCGGCGGTCGAGACACCGGACGCCTCTCGATATCTGAACGAGAACCCCCACTTCAAAGCGGCTCTCGACGTCGCAAAGTGGGCAAGGGTCGAGCCCAGCGTGCGCGGATGGCAAGAGGTCCGCCAGATCATCCAGGATGGGATCACCGGCATCATGACCGGCCAGCTCACCGCGGCGCAGGCGCAGCAGCAGATCGTGGAGAAGGCGAACCGCGCGCTCGCGCGTCCCTAA
- a CDS encoding carbohydrate ABC transporter permease: MLFPFYWMLTTALKGLEEASAFPPTLWPTVWMWDNFGRAWQAAPFGRYLLNTVVVATGQTASVLVTGSLAAYAFARIPFPGKNLLFICFLGTMMIPVEVLLVPDFIILKNLGWYDTYLALIVPWMTSVFAIFLLRQFFLSIPDELWDAAQIDGCGRFGFLWRVAVPMARPGLITVGLLTFHGAWNALLWPLIVTGSPNMRLLQVGLAAFQSDARVQYHLWMAAATLTMAPMLAIFLFAQRYFIDAASRSGLKG, from the coding sequence ATGCTCTTCCCCTTCTACTGGATGCTGACGACGGCGCTGAAAGGTCTCGAGGAGGCAAGCGCCTTTCCGCCGACCCTTTGGCCCACTGTGTGGATGTGGGACAACTTTGGGCGCGCATGGCAGGCAGCGCCCTTTGGCCGCTACCTGCTGAACACCGTGGTCGTCGCAACCGGACAGACAGCAAGCGTGCTCGTCACCGGCTCGCTCGCCGCGTATGCCTTCGCCCGCATTCCGTTTCCGGGGAAGAATCTCCTCTTCATCTGCTTTCTCGGCACGATGATGATTCCGGTCGAAGTGCTCCTGGTGCCCGACTTCATCATTCTCAAGAACCTGGGCTGGTACGACACGTACCTGGCGCTCATCGTTCCATGGATGACGAGCGTGTTCGCCATCTTCTTGCTTCGCCAGTTCTTCCTGTCGATCCCCGACGAGCTGTGGGATGCCGCTCAGATCGACGGCTGTGGTCGCTTCGGCTTCCTCTGGCGCGTGGCGGTCCCCATGGCGCGACCCGGCCTGATCACCGTGGGCTTGCTCACCTTTCATGGAGCGTGGAACGCGCTACTCTGGCCCCTGATCGTCACCGGGAGCCCGAACATGCGGCTCCTGCAGGTGGGGCTCGCCGCGTTCCAATCGGACGCACGTGTCCAGTACCACCTCTGGATGGCGGCGGCGACGCTGACGATGGCCCCGATGCTGGCCATCTTTCTTTTCGCCCAGCGATACTTCATCGACGCGGCTTCGCGTTCGGGGCTCAAAGGCTGA
- a CDS encoding sugar ABC transporter permease — MKLALQSDGAAQGRGAFQAYLYVLPAFVILLAFHFLPIFYAFYISLFNWRIQQGGFTGLANYANALTNPEFWDSLKVTVYYALGVIVANLVLSTAIGYALSQRIRGRVLYRLVYFLPYVTPVVAAALVWRWIFHAQYGILNFGLGLIGVPAQQWLLEPRGVVELLLQPFGVAPPAWLAGPSLALVCIIVFTVWHTIGFSIVVVLAGLANIPGEVYDAARIDGAGSWGILRHVTLPLLSPTLFFLMVVSTIGAFQSFSSIYVMTDPTHGGPLGTTRNATMYIFQNFFEFTRLGYASAVAFLLFFIVLGLTIVQVRVLGPRVHYQ; from the coding sequence GTGAAGCTGGCACTTCAGAGCGACGGAGCGGCGCAAGGCAGAGGGGCTTTCCAAGCGTACCTGTACGTCCTGCCGGCCTTTGTCATCCTCCTCGCCTTTCATTTCTTGCCGATCTTCTACGCCTTCTACATCAGCCTGTTCAATTGGCGTATCCAGCAAGGAGGGTTCACCGGCCTCGCGAACTACGCCAATGCGCTGACAAATCCAGAGTTTTGGGACTCGCTGAAAGTCACCGTCTACTACGCGCTGGGCGTCATCGTCGCCAACCTTGTGCTATCGACTGCGATCGGTTACGCCCTATCGCAACGCATCCGAGGCCGCGTGCTCTATCGGCTCGTGTACTTCCTTCCGTACGTCACGCCGGTCGTCGCAGCGGCGCTCGTCTGGCGATGGATCTTCCACGCCCAATACGGGATCTTGAACTTCGGGCTGGGTCTCATCGGTGTTCCCGCTCAACAGTGGCTTCTGGAGCCCCGGGGCGTCGTCGAGCTGCTTCTGCAACCCTTTGGGGTCGCGCCGCCGGCGTGGCTTGCGGGGCCGAGCCTGGCGCTCGTCTGCATCATCGTTTTCACCGTGTGGCACACCATCGGGTTTAGCATCGTCGTGGTGCTTGCAGGCCTCGCCAACATACCTGGCGAGGTCTATGACGCCGCCCGCATCGACGGCGCGGGGTCATGGGGCATCCTGCGCCACGTCACGCTTCCACTTCTCTCGCCGACCTTGTTCTTTCTCATGGTCGTTTCGACAATCGGCGCATTCCAAAGCTTCAGCAGCATTTACGTGATGACCGATCCAACCCACGGCGGTCCGCTCGGAACCACGCGGAACGCGACCATGTACATCTTCCAGAACTTCTTCGAATTCACGCGGCTCGGATACGCGTCCGCGGTCGCCTTCTTGTTGTTCTTCATCGTGCTCGGTCTCACCATCGTCCAGGTTCGGGTCCTGGGGCCCCGTGTCCACTATCAGTAA